One Brassica napus cultivar Da-Ae chromosome C2, Da-Ae, whole genome shotgun sequence DNA window includes the following coding sequences:
- the LOC106408190 gene encoding uncharacterized protein LOC106408190, translating into MAISIIRHHLIEGLKDQYLTMENPLDLWTALHRRYDHQKTVLLPKAKHEWKNLRFMDYKSVDEYNSVLFKIVSMMRLCGEEVTEKELLDKTFSTFHSTNVLLQQHEMRPIGTATLPEANEAEKKDPKECNHVYDDKRSHGKGRSRYKGRGRDNYSYGRQGNHNNRGRGSSYGRGGGSYGRGRGGISKPSNSTKPACHRCWMSNHWAKNCRTPKHLCELYQESLKNKNPEAHMVHDIGYDADDDSDLEKDDLLDFETSDCLKD; encoded by the exons AtggctataagtattatacgccaCCATCTCATTGagggtctaaaagatcagtacctCACCATGGAGAATCCACTAGACCTTTGGACCGCTTTACATCGacgatatgatcaccagaaaacggtgctATTACCAAAGGCTAAACATGAATGGAAGAATCTCAGATTCatggactataagtctgtggatgaaTACAATTCAGTATTGTTTAAGATAGTCTCAATgatgagactttgtggtgaggAAGTAACCGAGAAAGAGTTGCTTGATAAAACATTCTCCACGTTCCATTCGACGAACGTGTTGCTGCAACAGca tgagatgagacccaTCGGAACAGCAACATTACCAGAAGCAAATGAGGctgaaaagaaagatcccaaagaGTGCAACCACGTCTATGATGATAAGAGATCACACGGCAAAGGCCGTAGTAGATACAAAGGACGTGGCCGTGACAACTACTCATATGGCCGgcaaggaaaccacaataaccgtggtcgtggttccagctATGGCCGTGGCGGAGGCAGttatggccgtggtcgaggcggcatatccaaaccgtctAACTCGACCAAACCAGCTTGTCACAGATGCTGGATGAGtaaccattgggccaagaattgtAGAACCCCTAAACATCTATGTGAGCTCTATCAAGAGAGCcttaagaacaagaacccggaagCCCATATGGTTCATGATATTGGgtatgatgctgatgatgattcCGACCTTGAAAAGGACGACCTCTTGgattttgagacttctgattgtctcaaagaCTAA